The Salvelinus fontinalis isolate EN_2023a chromosome 31, ASM2944872v1, whole genome shotgun sequence genome has a window encoding:
- the LOC129829585 gene encoding tumor necrosis factor receptor superfamily member 14-like has translation MEQFESFTWTIPVILVLVSIGCCIACGRAEYRIGDECCPMCSPGNHVHKHCTEFTSTSCVPCVDSTFLDEPNGLMKCKVCTNCDPGLGLMVKQPCTPSSDTVCGTLEGFYCLDPTKDGCRAAQRHSSCKPGQYISHTGTTSTDTVCSDCTGDTYSNGSLTACQSHTGCESLGLQEIKPGSPWSDSECGPQLSHYTARGRFGAMASMTVVMILAGAVFLLIIVRRNVGILSVSIESVNYLVCVRE, from the exons ATGGAACAGTTTGAAAGCTTCACATGGACT ATACCTGTTATATTGGTGCTTGTAAGCATTGGATGCTGTATTGCATGTGGTAGAGCTGAGTACAGAATAGGGGATGAATGTTGTCCCATGTGTTCACCAG GAAATCATGTACATAAGCATTGTACTGAATTCACCAGCACCAGCTGTGTGCCCTGTGTTGATTCTACATTCCTTGATGAGCCCAATGGTCTCATGAAATGCAAAGTGTGTACCAACTGTGATCCAG GTTTGGGTTTGATGGTAAAGCAGCCATGTACACCTTCATCAGACACTGTCTGTGGGACACTGGaggggttctactgtctagacCCAACTAAGGATGGTTGTAGAGCAGCCCAGAGACACAGCAGCTGTAAACCTGGTCAATACATCAGCCACACAG GAACAACATCTACAGATACTGTGTGTTCTGACTGTACTGGTGACACCTATTCAAATGGATCATTAACAGCCTGTCAGTCACACACTGG ATGTGAATCCTTGGGACTTCAGGAAATTAAACCAGGATCTCCTTGGTCGGATTCAGAGTGTGGACCACAACTATCCCATTACACAGCTAGAGGCAGATTTGGTGCTATGGCATCCATGACAGTTGTCATGATATTAGCTGGAGCTGTTTTCTTATTAATAATAGTGAGAAGAAATGTCGGCATTTTATCTGTTTCTATTGAGTCGGTAAATTATTTAGTGTGTGTGCGAGAATAA